In Rubrivirga marina, the following are encoded in one genomic region:
- a CDS encoding ABC-F family ATP-binding cassette domain-containing protein, which yields MLVLRDLHLAFGGRVLFDGLSWTVTAGQRAGLVGPNGAGKSTLLRVIAGEQSVDQGEAVYEGGASVGFLRQDTQEEDLSISPLEEALHAFDDVLRLEAEAEQLTTQMEEHPDHTTDAYFTLVERFSKIQDRLVTRESHTAEARAATILSGLGFSEEEMRRPLSTFSGGWRMRVALARLLLGQPEVLLLDEPTNHLDIESIDWLESYLTTYPGAVVLVSHDRYFLDRMTTSTADLIRGQIDTYAGNYSFYLEARQERRIHWQARYDNQQKEIAEAERFIARFRAKATKAKQAQSRIKMLERMERIPPPPPEATSMHFRFPEPPPSGRQVIELTEFSKTYPAPEGGVTKVFDRAGPLALERGDKVALVGKNGAGKSTLARMLLGTEPFEGERTQDRRAEMAHFAQHQAEALEPSHTVLGSLREKSRGHSETELRSLLGAFLFTGDDAEKSVSVLSGGERSRLALARTLLSPANVLVLDEPTNHLDIVSKQVLAEALRQYTGTFVLVSHDRAFIDDVAESIWYVEHGTVQTYRGTYSETQWQREHGTASRLGTPASGDGAAGTPRRTEPAPKPTSKTSSGGKKSKEEKRREAEARNKLYRMMKDGTVPPAKELGPDLAARALELLEGQVEEQEATVADLEKKMADPDLYAKPAEFQTTMERLQKAQSELKALMGRWERLAAEVEALA from the coding sequence ATGCTCGTCCTCCGCGACCTCCACCTCGCCTTCGGCGGGCGCGTCCTCTTCGACGGCCTGAGCTGGACGGTCACGGCCGGCCAGCGCGCGGGGCTCGTGGGGCCGAACGGGGCCGGCAAGTCGACGCTCCTCCGCGTGATCGCGGGCGAGCAGTCCGTCGACCAGGGCGAGGCCGTCTACGAGGGCGGCGCGAGCGTCGGCTTCCTCCGCCAGGACACGCAGGAAGAGGACCTCTCGATCTCCCCCCTCGAGGAAGCGCTCCACGCCTTCGACGACGTGCTCCGGCTCGAGGCCGAGGCCGAGCAGCTCACGACGCAGATGGAGGAGCATCCGGACCACACGACGGACGCCTACTTCACCCTCGTCGAGCGCTTCTCGAAGATCCAGGACCGCCTCGTGACGCGCGAGTCGCACACGGCGGAGGCCCGCGCCGCGACGATCCTCTCCGGCCTCGGGTTCTCCGAGGAGGAGATGCGCCGGCCGCTCTCGACGTTCTCCGGCGGCTGGCGGATGCGCGTGGCCCTCGCCCGCCTCCTCCTCGGCCAGCCCGAGGTCCTCCTCCTCGACGAGCCAACGAACCACCTCGACATCGAGTCGATCGACTGGCTCGAGAGCTACCTCACGACGTACCCCGGCGCCGTCGTCCTCGTGTCGCACGACCGGTACTTCCTCGACCGGATGACGACGTCGACGGCCGACCTCATCCGCGGCCAGATCGACACGTACGCCGGCAACTACTCCTTCTATCTCGAAGCGCGACAGGAGCGTCGGATCCACTGGCAGGCGCGCTACGACAACCAGCAAAAGGAGATCGCCGAGGCCGAGCGCTTTATCGCCCGGTTCCGCGCCAAGGCCACGAAGGCCAAGCAGGCCCAGAGCCGGATCAAGATGCTCGAGCGGATGGAGCGGATCCCGCCGCCGCCGCCCGAGGCCACCTCGATGCACTTCCGGTTCCCGGAGCCGCCGCCCTCGGGCCGCCAGGTCATCGAGCTCACGGAGTTCTCGAAGACGTACCCCGCGCCGGAGGGCGGCGTGACGAAGGTGTTCGACCGAGCCGGGCCCCTCGCCCTCGAGCGCGGCGACAAGGTGGCGCTCGTCGGCAAGAACGGCGCCGGCAAGTCGACGCTGGCGCGGATGCTGCTCGGGACCGAGCCGTTCGAGGGCGAGCGGACGCAGGACCGCCGCGCCGAGATGGCCCACTTCGCGCAGCACCAGGCCGAGGCCCTCGAGCCGAGCCACACCGTCCTCGGGTCGCTCCGCGAGAAGTCGCGCGGCCACTCCGAGACCGAGCTCCGGTCGCTCCTGGGCGCGTTCCTGTTCACGGGCGACGACGCCGAGAAGTCGGTCTCGGTCCTCTCGGGCGGCGAGCGCTCCCGGCTGGCGTTGGCGCGGACGCTGCTCAGCCCGGCCAACGTCCTCGTCCTCGACGAGCCGACGAACCACCTCGACATCGTCTCGAAGCAGGTCCTCGCCGAGGCGCTCCGCCAGTACACCGGCACGTTCGTCCTCGTCAGCCACGACCGCGCGTTCATCGACGACGTGGCCGAGTCGATCTGGTACGTCGAGCACGGGACGGTCCAGACCTACCGCGGGACGTACTCCGAGACGCAGTGGCAGCGCGAGCACGGGACGGCCTCCCGGCTCGGCACGCCCGCCTCGGGCGACGGCGCGGCCGGCACGCCGAGGCGGACCGAGCCGGCGCCGAAACCGACCTCGAAGACGTCGTCGGGCGGGAAGAAATCGAAGGAGGAGAAGCGCCGCGAGGCCGAGGCCCGGAACAAGCTGTACCGGATGATGAAGGACGGCACGGTCCCGCCGGCCAAGGAGCTCGGCCCCGACCTCGCCGCCCGCGCCCTCGAGCTGCTGGAGGGACAGGTCGAAGAGCAGGAAGCCACTGTCGCCGACCTCGAGAAGAAGATGGCCGACCCGGACCTCTACGCCAAGCCGGCCGAGTTCCAGACCACGATGGAGCGGCTCCAGAAGGCCCAGTCCGAGCTCAAGGCGCTCATGGGCCGCTGGGAGCGGCTGGCCGCCGAGGTCGAAGCGCTCGCCTAG
- a CDS encoding FAD-dependent oxidoreductase yields MHVLVIGAGVSGLSAALRLREAGHAVEIWTRDPPAETVSAVAAAVWYPYRADPRDRVLEWGAVSLRAFVRLSDDPATGVVMRDGLEVFREPVPDPWWKAAVPGFRRAEAFELPPGMADGYALRLPVVDMSVYLGWLRRRAEAEGVSIRQRAISSLDETREMADVVVNCTGLAAREVARDAEVYGVRGQIQLVRAPAVTRFLIDDAGPTYVIPRVSDVVLGGTADEHADDATVDPATAEALRQRCERLVPELAGAPVLADRVGIRPCRSTVRLEEERVGGTRVIHNYGHGGSGVTLSWGCAEEVARLV; encoded by the coding sequence GTGCACGTCCTCGTGATCGGCGCCGGGGTGTCGGGGCTCTCGGCCGCCCTCCGGCTGCGGGAGGCCGGGCACGCCGTCGAGATCTGGACCCGCGACCCGCCCGCCGAGACCGTCTCCGCCGTTGCCGCGGCGGTCTGGTACCCGTACCGTGCTGATCCGCGGGACCGCGTGCTGGAGTGGGGCGCGGTCAGCCTCCGAGCGTTCGTCCGGCTCTCCGACGACCCCGCAACGGGCGTCGTGATGCGCGACGGGTTGGAGGTCTTCCGCGAGCCCGTGCCCGACCCGTGGTGGAAGGCGGCCGTCCCCGGGTTCCGGCGGGCCGAGGCGTTCGAGCTGCCGCCGGGCATGGCGGACGGCTACGCGCTGCGGTTGCCGGTCGTCGACATGTCGGTGTACCTCGGCTGGCTCCGCCGCCGCGCCGAGGCGGAGGGCGTCTCGATCCGCCAGCGCGCCATCTCCTCCCTCGACGAGACGCGCGAAATGGCCGACGTGGTCGTCAACTGCACCGGGTTGGCGGCGCGTGAGGTCGCCCGTGATGCCGAGGTCTACGGCGTCCGCGGACAGATTCAGCTGGTCCGCGCCCCCGCCGTCACGCGGTTTCTGATCGACGACGCCGGCCCGACCTACGTCATCCCCCGCGTGTCCGACGTGGTGCTGGGCGGCACGGCCGACGAGCACGCCGACGATGCCACGGTCGATCCGGCGACGGCCGAGGCCCTCCGCCAGCGGTGCGAGCGACTTGTGCCGGAACTCGCCGGCGCGCCGGTGCTGGCCGACCGCGTCGGGATTCGGCCGTGCCGGTCGACGGTGCGGCTGGAGGAGGAGAGGGTCGGCGGGACGCGCGTCATCCACAACTACGGGCACGGGGGCTCGGGCGTGACGCTGTCGTGGGGCTGCGCGGAGGAGGTGGCACGCCTCGTCTGA
- a CDS encoding oxidoreductase, whose translation MRLLLALAVVLLSGCGGIAGLSGSVLPPRLSDQDSGVDVLLIAAHAVDEGVVWASGAGGTVVKTIDGGATWQAVPVTTPGADTLQFRDVVALDSETAWALAIGPGASSQIAKTTDGGASWRTVFVNDEPDGFYDCLSFWDAERGVLYGDSVDGELRVRTTADGGETWALVPASALPAAGEGEGGFAASGTCVATRGDGLAWIATGNADPARVLRTTDGGTTWAASDLPIVAGEAAGAASVAFRDDRHGVAVGGDIGDADAVAEAVALTADGGVTWTAGGRLPFAGAAYGAAYVPGTDAVLAVGPGGVGLSRDDGRSWTLVDERTFWGVAAASAEAAWLVGPEGRIVRVRL comes from the coding sequence ATGCGTCTCCTCCTCGCCCTCGCGGTCGTCCTCCTCTCCGGCTGCGGCGGGATCGCCGGCCTCAGCGGCTCCGTCCTCCCGCCGCGTCTGTCGGATCAGGACTCCGGCGTCGACGTGCTCCTCATCGCCGCGCATGCCGTGGACGAGGGCGTCGTCTGGGCCTCGGGCGCCGGGGGCACCGTCGTCAAAACCATCGACGGCGGGGCGACGTGGCAGGCCGTCCCGGTCACGACGCCGGGCGCCGACACGCTCCAGTTCCGCGACGTCGTCGCGCTCGACTCCGAGACGGCGTGGGCGCTCGCGATCGGGCCCGGCGCGTCGTCGCAGATCGCCAAGACGACCGACGGCGGGGCCTCGTGGCGGACCGTGTTCGTGAACGACGAGCCGGACGGGTTCTACGACTGCCTCTCGTTCTGGGACGCCGAGCGCGGCGTGCTCTACGGCGACTCGGTCGACGGCGAGCTCCGCGTGCGGACGACGGCCGACGGCGGCGAGACGTGGGCGCTCGTGCCCGCCTCGGCGCTCCCGGCGGCGGGGGAGGGAGAGGGCGGGTTCGCGGCCTCCGGCACCTGCGTCGCCACGCGCGGCGACGGGCTCGCCTGGATCGCGACCGGCAACGCCGACCCGGCGCGCGTCCTCCGCACGACGGATGGCGGGACGACGTGGGCCGCCTCGGACCTCCCGATCGTGGCCGGTGAGGCGGCCGGCGCCGCCTCGGTCGCCTTCCGAGACGACCGGCACGGCGTCGCCGTCGGCGGCGACATCGGGGACGCCGACGCGGTCGCCGAGGCGGTCGCCCTCACGGCCGACGGCGGCGTGACGTGGACGGCGGGCGGGCGCCTCCCGTTCGCGGGCGCGGCCTACGGCGCGGCCTACGTGCCGGGCACCGACGCCGTGCTCGCCGTCGGCCCCGGCGGCGTCGGCCTCAGCCGCGACGACGGCCGGTCGTGGACGCTGGTAGACGAGCGGACGTTCTGGGGCGTGGCGGCGGCGTCCGCTGAGGCAGCGTGGCTCGTGGGGCCGGAGGGGCGGATCGTGCGGGTGCGTCTTTGA
- a CDS encoding SDR family oxidoreductase, whose product MDLTNAVVVVTGASRGIGLATARRFLDAGARVAGLARSKDDLDRLAETFGDGFTPVVCDVADAEAAKDAIDGVASDLGQLDVLVNNAGLGRFGPVDDLDLDDWDAQIDTNLSGVFHCTRAAVPHMKRQGDARGADETGGFIVNVASIAGLIGNPELSAYNASKYGLRGFSDAIMKELRPFGIKVSCVYPGSVATEFGGSDPKPTAMSPESIAETIHHVVASPHQTLISEVVLRPMVGRKS is encoded by the coding sequence ATGGACCTCACGAATGCCGTCGTCGTCGTCACCGGCGCGAGTCGGGGCATCGGCCTCGCCACCGCCCGCCGCTTTTTGGACGCCGGCGCCCGCGTCGCCGGGCTCGCCCGCTCGAAGGACGACCTCGACCGCCTCGCCGAGACGTTCGGCGACGGCTTCACGCCCGTCGTCTGCGACGTGGCCGACGCCGAGGCGGCCAAGGACGCCATCGACGGCGTGGCCAGCGACCTCGGCCAGCTCGACGTGCTCGTCAACAACGCCGGCCTCGGGCGCTTCGGCCCGGTCGATGACCTCGACCTCGACGACTGGGACGCCCAGATCGACACGAACCTGTCGGGCGTCTTCCACTGCACGCGGGCGGCCGTGCCGCACATGAAGAGGCAGGGCGACGCGCGAGGAGCCGACGAGACGGGGGGCTTCATCGTCAACGTCGCCAGCATCGCGGGGCTCATCGGCAACCCGGAGCTCAGCGCCTACAACGCCTCGAAGTACGGGCTCCGCGGGTTCTCGGACGCCATCATGAAGGAGCTCCGGCCGTTCGGGATCAAGGTGAGCTGCGTGTACCCGGGCTCCGTCGCCACGGAGTTCGGCGGGTCCGACCCGAAGCCGACGGCCATGTCGCCGGAGTCGATCGCGGAGACGATCCACCACGTGGTGGCGTCGCCCCACCAGACGCTGATCTCGGAGGTCGTCCTCCGGCCGATGGTGGGGCGGAAGAGCTAG
- a CDS encoding TrmH family RNA methyltransferase, with translation MLPPPPFFDLPDAVPVGDVTYPAETVRTILDPYLTDERRDRIAAVAAARAFGVVPVLEGLVDPGNVNAVLRSAEGLGFGAAHVVALEGDAADLAAQIRGGEDEPTVADRRATRRASQGAHKWVELRAWDDPAAYVRWVHEHGGKVAVTALRDDALPIDAWDFSQPTALVVGNEHAGASEAMLEAADAALLLPLDGFVQSYNVSVAAALALYHARADRLRRSGRHADLDDDAQRRLRAHYTARAVPLAEALLAEHVRRGT, from the coding sequence ATGCTCCCGCCGCCCCCGTTCTTCGACCTCCCCGACGCCGTGCCGGTCGGCGACGTGACGTACCCGGCCGAGACGGTCCGCACGATCCTCGACCCGTACCTCACCGACGAGCGCCGCGACCGGATTGCCGCCGTCGCCGCCGCGCGGGCGTTCGGCGTCGTGCCCGTGTTGGAAGGGCTCGTCGACCCCGGCAACGTGAACGCCGTGCTGCGGAGCGCCGAAGGGCTCGGGTTTGGCGCGGCCCACGTCGTCGCGCTCGAGGGCGACGCCGCCGACCTCGCGGCCCAGATCCGCGGCGGCGAGGACGAGCCGACCGTCGCAGACCGCCGCGCCACACGCCGCGCCAGCCAGGGCGCCCACAAGTGGGTCGAGCTCCGCGCCTGGGACGACCCCGCCGCCTACGTCCGCTGGGTCCACGAGCACGGCGGCAAGGTCGCCGTCACCGCCCTCCGCGACGACGCGCTCCCCATCGACGCCTGGGACTTCTCGCAGCCGACCGCCCTCGTCGTCGGCAACGAGCACGCGGGCGCCAGCGAGGCCATGCTGGAGGCCGCCGACGCCGCGCTCCTCCTCCCCCTCGACGGGTTCGTGCAGAGCTACAACGTATCGGTCGCCGCCGCGCTCGCCCTCTACCACGCCCGCGCCGACCGCCTCCGCCGGTCCGGCCGCCACGCCGACCTCGACGACGACGCTCAGCGCCGCCTCCGCGCCCACTACACGGCCCGCGCCGTCCCCCTGGCGGAGGCGCTCCTCGCCGAGCACGTTCGCCGGGGGACGTAG
- a CDS encoding DUF294 nucleotidyltransferase-like domain-containing protein, with protein sequence MAPSLSAQIAELLAETEPFDILSDEERQSLLQKMTLELYAPGEVILQQGDDIHRALYVVTEGLVRLEEAESGRTINMAGAGAHFGAYGLLQGGALPYEARAVEQTSCALIAAESFQRLVKENDTFKAYFEADIKRYVRTLDEDIDASGAFLLFDTTLGGVLRAEPPTVEVGATVREAAQVMAGTDADAVVLVQDGTPVGLVTEGDLVERVLAAGGDPGSPAMDLVERPPIALRTDERLYDAMRTMMRERIRRIVVVDGESGALRGLLTAEDVSHFRGLDPVATTERLERAQSVEELAALRADSNRRLYRLYHQGVHSEDLLDLVTEIDDQLKRRVLSTVERDLREELGDEAYDGPWAWIAFGAAGRRESVLKAWQDNGLVYADPEPQSADRAAAYYEKLATRVVKALRQCGYGDPENGIDASHAAFRQPVSQWTAAFDAWASGADAGATARGALCFDLRALYGDAELVDPLRAAIRAHLPNQRLSAILARDGARTDLPLSTFGRVEVEEIDGRTGLDLRARVIQPVVRMGRALALDAGYLDSTNTFDRLRQVAKSEHPLRAQAKALVPPFTTLVDLHLREQMQAAERGERPTDLIDPDSMHKSQQNLLKETLKSVQSAQSAVRKHYGL encoded by the coding sequence ATGGCCCCGTCGCTGTCTGCCCAGATCGCCGAGCTCCTCGCCGAGACCGAACCGTTCGACATCCTCTCCGACGAGGAGCGCCAGTCGCTGCTCCAGAAGATGACGCTCGAGCTGTACGCCCCCGGCGAGGTCATCCTCCAGCAGGGCGACGACATCCACCGCGCGCTCTACGTCGTGACCGAGGGGCTCGTCCGCCTCGAAGAGGCCGAGAGCGGCCGGACCATCAACATGGCCGGGGCGGGGGCCCACTTCGGGGCGTACGGCCTCCTCCAGGGCGGCGCCCTCCCGTACGAGGCCCGCGCCGTGGAGCAGACGTCGTGCGCGCTCATCGCGGCCGAGAGCTTCCAGCGGCTCGTCAAGGAGAACGACACGTTCAAGGCCTACTTCGAGGCCGACATCAAGCGGTACGTCCGGACGCTGGACGAGGACATCGACGCCTCGGGCGCGTTCCTCCTCTTCGACACGACGCTCGGCGGCGTCCTCCGCGCCGAGCCGCCGACGGTCGAGGTCGGCGCGACGGTCCGCGAGGCGGCCCAGGTCATGGCCGGGACCGACGCCGACGCCGTCGTCCTCGTGCAGGACGGGACGCCGGTCGGGCTCGTGACCGAGGGCGACCTCGTCGAGCGCGTGCTCGCGGCCGGCGGCGACCCTGGCAGCCCGGCCATGGACCTCGTCGAGCGCCCGCCCATCGCGCTCCGCACCGACGAGCGGCTCTACGACGCCATGCGGACCATGATGCGCGAGCGGATCCGCCGGATCGTCGTCGTCGACGGCGAGAGCGGGGCGCTCCGGGGGCTCCTCACGGCCGAGGACGTGTCCCACTTCCGCGGGCTCGACCCCGTCGCCACGACCGAGCGGCTGGAGCGGGCGCAGTCCGTGGAGGAGCTGGCCGCGCTCCGGGCCGACTCGAACCGGCGCCTGTACCGGCTCTACCACCAGGGCGTCCACTCGGAGGACCTGCTCGATCTCGTCACCGAGATCGACGACCAGCTCAAGCGCCGCGTGCTCTCGACCGTCGAGCGTGACCTCCGCGAGGAGCTCGGCGACGAGGCCTACGACGGGCCGTGGGCCTGGATCGCGTTCGGCGCCGCCGGCCGCCGCGAGTCGGTGCTGAAGGCGTGGCAGGACAACGGCCTCGTCTACGCCGACCCGGAGCCCCAGAGCGCCGACCGCGCCGCGGCGTACTACGAGAAGCTGGCGACGCGGGTCGTCAAGGCGCTCCGGCAGTGCGGCTACGGCGACCCCGAGAACGGCATCGACGCCAGCCACGCCGCGTTCCGCCAGCCGGTGTCCCAGTGGACGGCGGCGTTCGACGCGTGGGCCTCGGGCGCCGACGCCGGCGCGACGGCCCGCGGCGCGCTCTGCTTCGACCTCCGCGCGCTCTACGGCGACGCCGAGCTCGTGGACCCACTCCGCGCGGCCATCCGCGCGCACCTCCCCAACCAGCGGCTCTCGGCGATCCTCGCCCGCGACGGCGCCCGCACCGACCTCCCGCTCTCGACCTTCGGCCGCGTCGAGGTCGAGGAGATCGACGGGCGGACGGGGCTCGACCTCCGGGCGCGCGTGATCCAGCCGGTCGTCCGGATGGGGCGGGCGCTCGCGCTCGACGCGGGCTACCTCGACTCCACGAACACGTTCGACCGGCTCCGCCAGGTGGCCAAGAGCGAGCACCCGCTGCGGGCGCAGGCCAAGGCCCTCGTCCCGCCGTTCACGACGCTCGTCGACCTCCACCTCCGCGAGCAGATGCAGGCGGCCGAGCGCGGCGAGCGCCCGACGGATCTGATCGACCCGGACTCGATGCACAAGAGCCAGCAGAACCTGCTCAAGGAGACGCTGAAGTCGGTCCAGAGCGCGCAGTCGGCCGTCCGCAAGCACTACGGGCTGTAG
- a CDS encoding uracil-DNA glycosylase → MPDWSTRLRRLFAAELYDAPAGDRMFNPYRDTDGHDAPDAPALRRGNLEAAVDAVARSASGGRPEVLVVAEAPGPWGCRFSGIPFTNERQLLDPAFPVDGQPTSLRFAEAGEPINEYSGSIYWDAMLPHWGRFWTWNAVPMHPHKAGQPLTIRTPGVREVRRWHDLLASVVEATEPRAVVAVGRKAEGALDAIGAGPTYVRHPSQGGATLFREGIAEIWDALS, encoded by the coding sequence ATGCCCGACTGGTCCACCCGCCTCCGCCGCCTCTTCGCCGCCGAGCTCTACGACGCGCCCGCGGGCGACCGGATGTTCAACCCGTACCGCGACACCGACGGGCACGACGCGCCAGACGCCCCTGCCCTGCGCCGCGGGAACCTGGAGGCCGCCGTCGACGCCGTGGCTCGGTCCGCCTCGGGCGGGCGCCCGGAGGTGCTGGTCGTGGCCGAGGCGCCGGGCCCGTGGGGCTGCCGGTTCTCCGGCATCCCGTTCACCAACGAGCGCCAGCTCCTCGACCCGGCCTTTCCCGTCGACGGCCAGCCCACGTCGCTCCGCTTCGCCGAGGCGGGCGAGCCGATCAACGAGTACAGCGGCTCGATCTACTGGGACGCCATGCTCCCCCACTGGGGCCGGTTCTGGACCTGGAACGCCGTCCCGATGCATCCGCACAAGGCCGGCCAGCCGCTCACCATCCGGACGCCCGGCGTCCGGGAGGTCCGCCGGTGGCACGACCTGCTGGCGAGCGTCGTGGAGGCCACGGAGCCACGGGCCGTCGTCGCCGTCGGGCGAAAGGCCGAGGGGGCGCTGGACGCCATCGGGGCGGGCCCGACGTACGTCCGTCACCCGTCGCAGGGCGGGGCGACCCTGTTTCGAGAAGGCATCGCCGAGATCTGGGACGCGCTGAGCTGA
- a CDS encoding M24 family metallopeptidase — protein sequence MPAVRLVLLILLAAPLARAQAERPGVLSMRERAEVRDAWLQDRLDTLVPALMRRAGVDLWIVSGREYNEDPVLETMLPATWQSARRRTVLVFHDDGERVERMAVARYDVGPFPRAWDPEIQPDQWARVAEIVAERDPQVIAVNRSATFALADGMTDTEVDGLITALPERVRSRIVPADALAVGWLEARTAAELAVYPTVVRLARSILHEGLSEAAITPGVTTTDDLAWWYRDRVRSLGLDAWFHPGVSVQRAEAGERDGDFSSRDATSVIRPGDLVWVDFGIEYLGLHTDTQQMAYVLRPGETAAPRGLVDGLAAANRVQDHLTRAFATGRTGNEILASALAASDADGLDATIYTHPIGFHGHGAGPTIGLWDQQGGVPGRGDYPLYASTAHSIELNAAVAVPEWGGQRVRFMLEEDAVFDGEAVTYLDGRQTALLLIPRTE from the coding sequence ATGCCCGCCGTCCGTCTCGTCCTGCTGATCCTCCTCGCCGCGCCACTCGCCCGGGCCCAGGCCGAACGCCCCGGCGTCCTCTCCATGCGTGAGCGCGCCGAGGTCCGCGACGCGTGGCTCCAGGACCGGCTCGACACGCTCGTCCCTGCGCTGATGCGCCGGGCCGGCGTCGACCTGTGGATCGTGTCGGGCCGCGAGTACAACGAGGACCCGGTCCTCGAGACGATGCTCCCCGCGACGTGGCAGTCGGCCCGCAGGCGGACGGTCCTCGTGTTCCACGACGACGGCGAGCGCGTCGAGCGGATGGCGGTCGCGCGCTACGACGTGGGCCCGTTCCCACGGGCGTGGGACCCCGAGATCCAGCCCGACCAGTGGGCGCGCGTGGCCGAGATCGTCGCCGAGCGCGACCCCCAGGTCATCGCCGTGAACCGGTCCGCCACGTTCGCCCTCGCCGACGGGATGACGGACACCGAGGTCGACGGGCTGATCACCGCCCTCCCCGAGCGGGTCCGCTCCCGGATCGTCCCGGCCGACGCGCTCGCCGTCGGCTGGCTGGAGGCGCGGACGGCCGCGGAGCTGGCCGTGTACCCGACGGTCGTCCGGCTCGCCCGCTCGATCCTCCACGAGGGCCTCAGCGAGGCCGCCATCACGCCCGGCGTCACGACCACCGACGACCTCGCGTGGTGGTATCGCGACCGCGTCCGCAGTCTCGGACTCGACGCGTGGTTCCACCCCGGCGTCTCCGTCCAGCGCGCCGAGGCGGGCGAGCGCGACGGCGACTTCTCGAGCCGCGACGCGACGTCCGTCATCCGCCCCGGTGACCTCGTGTGGGTCGACTTCGGGATCGAGTACCTCGGGCTCCACACCGACACGCAGCAGATGGCCTACGTCCTCCGCCCGGGCGAGACGGCCGCACCGCGGGGCCTCGTGGACGGCCTCGCCGCGGCCAACCGCGTGCAGGACCACCTCACGCGCGCGTTCGCCACCGGCCGCACCGGCAACGAGATCCTCGCCTCCGCCCTCGCGGCCTCCGACGCCGACGGCCTCGACGCGACGATCTACACGCACCCGATCGGGTTCCACGGGCACGGGGCCGGCCCGACGATCGGGCTGTGGGACCAGCAGGGCGGCGTCCCCGGCCGCGGCGACTACCCCCTCTACGCGAGCACCGCCCACTCCATCGAGCTCAACGCGGCCGTCGCGGTGCCCGAGTGGGGCGGCCAGCGCGTCCGGTTCATGCTGGAGGAGGACGCCGTGTTCGACGGCGAGGCGGTGACGTACCTCGACGGTCGGCAGACCGCGCTCCTCCTGATTCCGCGAACTGAGTAG
- a CDS encoding type I restriction enzyme HsdR N-terminal domain-containing protein, giving the protein MSDGGGLRTRTDGGRTLVHDPVRRRWVALTPEEGVRQRLLVDLLGLGYPAGLLAVERGVPYGGKTWRADVVAYGRDQRPALLAECKAPGVPITQATFDQLARYNAVLAAPVLVVDNGAARYCCVAGPSGWTFVEAIPEFGAGT; this is encoded by the coding sequence GTGAGCGACGGCGGCGGCCTCCGCACCCGCACCGACGGCGGGCGGACGCTCGTCCACGACCCGGTCCGCCGCCGGTGGGTCGCGCTGACGCCCGAGGAGGGCGTCCGCCAGCGGCTCCTCGTCGACCTCCTCGGCCTCGGTTACCCGGCGGGCCTCCTCGCCGTCGAGCGCGGGGTGCCGTACGGCGGCAAGACGTGGCGGGCCGACGTCGTGGCCTACGGCCGGGACCAGCGCCCCGCGCTCCTGGCCGAGTGCAAGGCGCCCGGCGTCCCCATCACGCAGGCGACGTTCGACCAACTCGCGCGCTACAACGCCGTCCTGGCCGCGCCCGTCCTCGTCGTCGACAACGGCGCGGCGCGGTACTGCTGTGTCGCGGGGCCGTCGGGGTGGACGTTCGTGGAGGCGATCCCGGAGTTCGGCGCCGGGACCTGA